The Deltaproteobacteria bacterium genome includes the window TGGTAGGGAACTGATAGTTATGGAACTGCCTGTGGGTATATATGACTCGATTACTGTTTCATCCGCACTGATTGCAGGCACATAGCTTAATGTGAGTCTTTTCCCTGCTATCTGTGCCAAACTTACTGTATAGTTTATATCGGTCTGTAATGTCTGCGGGTTGATTATCTGGAATGAGATTTTGTATCTTAAAGTATCAGGTACTTCTGAAGCCTCCCAGCCTTTTGCCAATACCTGATATTGCAGCGTACCGAGCAGGTATGGGAAGTTTTGCTGAATGATTTGCTTTTTGCCGATTACATCTCCTACCGTTGCATTGGGGTTTGTCTGAGAAATGTAGTTTGCTACCTGTGCCTGATAATTTGCTATGGTCTGGGATATGTATGCCACATTAATGTTTGTTACATACCCTTGTTGTGTATTTATTGTAGCTGTGGAGGTAATCTGGTTTAAGAAACTTTGAGAATCAAACGGCACTGCTTGTGTGATATTCATTCCTTGTGTATAGGTATACTGCTTATAGCTTGCATCCAGGGGTATCCATTCATTGCCGGGACCATTGCGTGCTCCTCTTGATGGAAAGTAATTCACATAAGCTTCGACCCATGCATGCTCAATCTTTGCCGCTACTATCTTACCGCCAGCCACTTCACCAGTTATAGGTATGCCGCCTTGAGCCATCAGCTCTAATGCTGACTTTGCATCTGTGAATCCGCCTACCCAGTTCATGATCTGATTTATGGGTAACTGTATTGTGCCATAAACGTAGCGGGCAGGAATGTTGGAGGCGCGGAGTAATGCTATGAGTAAAGACGCTGTGTCCATGTCATTACACTGCATGGTCTGGAGGCATAAGTCCGCGCCTTGAATTGAGCCGTAGGTTGGGACATACTCTACGTTGTTGTAGACCCAGTTATAGATGTTTACTGCGTTGTATCTAAGCTCTTTTGCCTTTGCAAGGATTGCCGGGGTAAACTGGACTTCTACTGTGGATGTTAGGTCTGCGGCCGTCGGGGGCGGGATGGTCTGGACAAGTGCGGATGATAAGAGATTATCTGTTGTGAGACTGGCGAGTTGGATGGGGAGTTGACCTACCTCCTCACTTTCCCCAATTTCAGTATCATCTTTTTGTTCGACCGCTGCCCGATGCTGGTTATTATAATTCATCCTCGGTTCCCGCCATGCTGGTCCTGCCCCGTTAGAAAATGCGGTTGATTGTGCTATTGCTTGATCCGGAGATTCCAATTTCGTAAAGGTCAATCTTCTAACGGGGTGAACCATCCTGTGAGGGAGCTTGTTCGGGTTGAATTTAATATGCCTTTGTGGCGGCTTGATCTTATCGAGGAATGCCTTGAGCTTTCTCGTCCGTGTCGTGAACTGAGTATTTGTCTTCGCAGTATTTATTGAATCAAGCTCTGATTTGAGCTGCGCATAGTTCTTTTCATATTTGCGTTCGAATGCTTTCTGCCGCTGCTGGATTACAGCCGGCAGACCCTTTATTCGCTGCTCGGTTTGTTTGAACTGTTGTCGTATGCTTACATCAGCTTTATCAAGCTCGGTGCGTTCTTGTTTTAATTCCGTCTGGATTCCCGATGTCTCGGGAATGACAGAGGGGGAAGGCTGTATTCCTGCCGAAGTTGATCCCGCTGAAAGCGGGGAGGGAATGGACGTGGAAGGCTTGCTGATTGTTTCGCGTATCCTTTCTAATGCCTTTTCTAATTCCTTATCAGGAAAACTGGATTCCCGATTTCTCGGGAATGACGAAGAAGAAGGTTTACTCTCGCTATTCGCTACTTGATGCTCGCCACTGTTGGTGGTTGCCGCATACACGACCTGATAAATCCCGAGATTTGTCCATGCAAATATGAATACCAGAAAAACAGCAGTTGACTTTAACAAAGAAGGTTTGAAAATATCCTTATTAGAACCGATCTTCATTAACCCTCCGTATTTTTGAATTAATTAACGAACGGCATGTGTAAAGTCAAGAAATCGTTTTAAGGGCTGTTGAATACGCATCCTCATTCCATGAGCCGTCCGAGTTCTTCTTGATAACAAGATAGGAAAGGGCGTTGCTGATCGTGGAGAAGTTGGAGTAGTTCACGGACTTCAGGGCCTGAAGGGCGAGGAGGGTGTCGAGAGTATCACTTGAAAACAATTCCCCTATTCCCCATCCATTATCGGAATTCATATAGACGGTTAAGGTATTTACAGGCGTAGTAACACTTAATCCATCATTACTTAAAAAAATCGTTTCTCTTGCTATGTCATCTGTTGATGTTGCAGTATAAGACGATACCCAGTTTACTCCCTCTGTATAACTTGTTCCAGTATACTCAAGATATCTCAAAGTATCCATTACCTCTGTTGT containing:
- a CDS encoding transglutaminase-like domain-containing protein; its protein translation is MKIGSNKDIFKPSLLKSTAVFLVFIFAWTNLGIYQVVYAATTNSGEHQVANSESKPSSSSFPRNRESSFPDKELEKALERIRETISKPSTSIPSPLSAGSTSAGIQPSPSVIPETSGIQTELKQERTELDKADVSIRQQFKQTEQRIKGLPAVIQQRQKAFERKYEKNYAQLKSELDSINTAKTNTQFTTRTRKLKAFLDKIKPPQRHIKFNPNKLPHRMVHPVRRLTFTKLESPDQAIAQSTAFSNGAGPAWREPRMNYNNQHRAAVEQKDDTEIGESEEVGQLPIQLASLTTDNLLSSALVQTIPPPTAADLTSTVEVQFTPAILAKAKELRYNAVNIYNWVYNNVEYVPTYGSIQGADLCLQTMQCNDMDTASLLIALLRASNIPARYVYGTIQLPINQIMNWVGGFTDAKSALELMAQGGIPITGEVAGGKIVAAKIEHAWVEAYVNYFPSRGARNGPGNEWIPLDASYKQYTYTQGMNITQAVPFDSQSFLNQITSTATINTQQGYVTNINVAYISQTIANYQAQVANYISQTNPNATVGDVIGKKQIIQQNFPYLLGTLQYQVLAKGWEASEVPDTLRYKISFQIINPQTLQTDINYTVSLAQIAGKRLTLSYVPAISADETVIESYIPTGSSITISSLPTSLPAYLINMVPQLIVDGQVVATGSSIGLGGSETLTMTFTYANQYADTSTTNLTAGEYYGIGIDAGGVSSQTVLNLKNALSAIQSKLQAQDFTGMTRDDILGNLLYTTAVSYYAEYDIMDQMQAKIMSVVIARVPSEAVFSVTMNVSYMFGVATSISPAGLKMDVQRNLELTEAVDGNSNNVVQYMLTSGQNSSLLESSVPEQLLSTPSNPVKGISAIKAIQTANDQGIPIYTVNQSNISTVLPQLQLPSDVIADIQNAVNAGKTVTVSKTQITYNGWTGVGYIIIDPSTGAGAYMISGGLGGAIIITSLVFIGLLVAIGLSGGILIPVIGALLISLLPLYYVFIRWLMISATTAEKICVLNIIKIIAEVAISINIGMTEIIPTQVEFLLRIMEAVSAGKDFTEACIQKS